A genomic region of Caulobacter sp. NIBR2454 contains the following coding sequences:
- a CDS encoding DUF350 domain-containing protein codes for MPPELQSPEIQAFATGFPVTLLHAGITMVILLLGTVLYALLTPHREVKLIRDGNAAAALSLGGVMVGLAIPLAVSLRASSSPIDIALWGAATTIVQLFVFRMTDMILKGLPQRIQEGEVAAAALLVGAKIATALILAAAVAG; via the coding sequence ATGCCGCCAGAACTTCAGTCGCCTGAGATCCAGGCCTTCGCCACGGGCTTTCCGGTCACCCTGCTTCACGCGGGGATCACCATGGTCATCCTGCTGCTGGGGACGGTGCTTTACGCCCTGCTGACCCCCCATCGAGAGGTCAAGCTGATCCGCGACGGCAACGCCGCCGCCGCCCTGTCCCTGGGCGGGGTGATGGTCGGCCTGGCCATTCCGCTGGCGGTCAGCCTGCGGGCCTCGTCCTCGCCTATCGACATCGCGCTTTGGGGCGCGGCGACGACCATCGTCCAGCTCTTCGTGTTCCGCATGACCGACATGATCCTCAAGGGCCTGCCGCAGCGCATCCAGGAAGGCGAGGTCGCGGCCGCCGCCTTGTTGGTGGGGGCCAAGATCGCCACCGCCCTGATCCTCGCCGCCGCCGTGGCGGGCTGA
- a CDS encoding AmpG family muropeptide MFS transporter, whose product MSETTETKPKRSVLQALAIYRERRSLVMLGLGFAAGLPYMLIFDTLSVWLRDSGLSLAVIGFFSLATLSFSFKFLWAPLIDRTAIPGLTKLLGHRRSWMLVCQLAIMLGLWLVSGLNPAQNLGLMAVVAVAVGFFTATHDIVIDAWRIEVGGTEGQGPLAAAVQWGFRGAMVVAGAVPLLLAERFGWNISYAIMSAVMVVGLAATLAAPRETAHEIRPIPTGDVKQSPALQAVEWAVRLAVLLIGALLLGSGLAGDASLLSQFVGGEALADAWTDKQSGVWLQLASVAAGLVIVVTAAWPIPKVRTKPGVYLSTALGAPLGEFMRRYKGVAGLILATICLYRVADFVLNIMNPFYRDLGFTLTEIAEVRKVFGIIASMLGVALGGLLVARLSLMKALLIGAFAGPISNLIFIWLAAQGHSVPALFVAICLDNLAGGVAGTALIVYMSSLTTTGFTATQYAMFTSLYALPGKLIASQSGRLVEWAARAAEAGGPLGALKGMFAGLTPESYVAASAKLGVSPAAMGVGYTVFFIYSALIGVVAIGLCLMVAARQPKAVEV is encoded by the coding sequence ATGAGCGAGACGACCGAGACCAAGCCCAAGCGCAGCGTGCTGCAGGCCCTGGCGATCTATCGCGAGCGACGCAGCCTGGTGATGCTGGGTCTCGGCTTCGCGGCCGGCCTGCCCTACATGCTGATCTTCGACACTCTGTCGGTTTGGCTGCGGGATTCTGGCCTGTCCCTGGCGGTGATCGGCTTCTTCAGCCTGGCCACCCTGTCCTTCTCGTTCAAGTTCCTGTGGGCGCCGCTGATCGACCGGACCGCGATTCCCGGCCTGACAAAGCTCCTCGGACATCGCCGATCATGGATGCTGGTCTGCCAACTGGCGATCATGCTGGGTCTGTGGCTTGTTTCAGGCCTGAACCCCGCCCAGAACCTTGGCCTGATGGCCGTGGTCGCCGTGGCGGTCGGCTTCTTCACCGCCACCCATGACATCGTCATCGACGCCTGGCGGATTGAGGTCGGCGGGACCGAGGGGCAGGGGCCCCTGGCCGCGGCCGTCCAGTGGGGTTTCCGCGGCGCCATGGTGGTGGCCGGCGCCGTGCCGCTTTTGCTGGCCGAGCGGTTCGGCTGGAACATCTCCTACGCCATCATGTCCGCGGTGATGGTGGTCGGCCTCGCCGCCACCCTGGCCGCCCCGCGCGAGACCGCGCACGAAATCAGGCCGATCCCCACCGGCGACGTCAAGCAGTCCCCAGCCCTCCAGGCCGTGGAGTGGGCCGTTCGCCTGGCCGTGCTGCTGATCGGCGCGCTGCTGCTGGGTTCAGGCCTGGCGGGCGACGCCAGCCTCCTGTCTCAGTTCGTGGGCGGCGAGGCCCTGGCCGACGCCTGGACCGACAAGCAGTCGGGCGTCTGGCTGCAGCTGGCGAGCGTGGCCGCCGGCCTGGTGATCGTGGTCACCGCCGCCTGGCCGATCCCAAAGGTGCGCACCAAGCCGGGGGTCTATCTTTCCACCGCCCTGGGCGCGCCCCTGGGCGAATTCATGCGGCGCTACAAGGGCGTGGCCGGCCTAATCCTGGCGACCATCTGCCTCTATCGCGTGGCTGATTTCGTTCTGAACATCATGAACCCGTTCTATCGGGATCTCGGCTTCACCCTCACCGAGATCGCCGAGGTGCGGAAGGTGTTTGGCATCATCGCCTCGATGCTTGGCGTGGCGCTGGGCGGGCTGCTGGTGGCGCGGCTGAGCCTGATGAAGGCTCTTCTGATCGGGGCGTTCGCCGGGCCGATCAGCAATCTGATCTTCATCTGGCTGGCGGCCCAGGGCCATTCGGTGCCGGCCCTGTTCGTGGCCATCTGCCTGGACAACCTGGCGGGCGGCGTCGCGGGCACCGCCCTGATCGTCTACATGTCGAGCCTGACCACCACCGGCTTCACCGCCACCCAATATGCGATGTTCACCTCGCTCTACGCCTTGCCCGGCAAGCTGATCGCCTCGCAGTCCGGGCGGCTGGTGGAGTGGGCCGCGCGGGCGGCCGAGGCAGGCGGGCCGCTGGGCGCGCTCAAGGGCATGTTCGCCGGGCTCACCCCCGAAAGCTATGTGGCCGCCAGCGCCAAGCTGGGCGTCAGCCCGGCCGCAATGGGCGTGGGCTATACGGTGTTCTTCATCTATTCGGCGCTGATCGGCGTGGTGGCTATCGGACTTTGCCTGATGGTCGCGGCGCGCCAGCCCAAGGCTGTCGAGGTTTAG
- a CDS encoding response regulator → MSKVPPKGVTPEQLATLSHEFRTPLNGVLGVARLLEGTRLTAEQRSYVTALRDSGDHLLSLVNDLLDFARLGEGRVELHPAPVNVETLLRQVCELMSPRADEKGIEIGWAVAPGVGEVMADEGRLRQVLLNFVGNGVKFTEAGGVLLSAEPSDGGRLRFTVSDTGPGVAPAAREKIFQPFVQAETAGHPGGTGLGLAIVRRLADAMEGAAGVEGDEGSGADFWFEAVLPPVGAAAPETALKGVTVAVASPNAIVREAAAQQVAASGGRAVVGDNIESVLRAAPTEAVILIDIALSEGRKAFAPPPDRACVVLLRAEERGRIDRLRADGFLGYLIKPLRRASLADRVLAAKAAFAGAGSSDTTSPSQEDERVAAAAAPGLRVLLAEDNPINALLARALLEREGCRVDRVASGQEALAALAAGAYDLILMDRRMPDLGGVEATKILRARGVRTPVVALTADAFEDDRRECLAAGMDDFLVKPISADAMRGVLARCVSGGWTQEPGRAKFAS, encoded by the coding sequence ATGAGCAAGGTTCCTCCCAAGGGCGTCACGCCCGAGCAACTGGCCACCCTGAGCCATGAATTCCGCACGCCCCTGAACGGCGTGCTCGGGGTCGCGCGCCTGCTGGAGGGCACCCGGCTGACGGCCGAGCAGCGCTCCTATGTCACCGCCCTGCGCGACAGCGGCGATCACCTGTTGTCCCTGGTCAACGACCTGCTCGACTTCGCGCGTCTGGGGGAAGGCCGCGTGGAGCTGCATCCCGCGCCGGTCAATGTGGAGACCCTGCTGCGTCAGGTCTGCGAGCTGATGAGCCCCCGCGCCGACGAGAAGGGCATTGAAATCGGCTGGGCCGTCGCGCCCGGCGTCGGTGAAGTCATGGCCGATGAGGGCCGCCTGCGTCAGGTGCTGCTCAATTTCGTCGGCAACGGCGTGAAATTCACCGAGGCCGGCGGCGTGCTGCTGTCGGCCGAGCCATCCGACGGCGGGCGCCTGCGCTTCACGGTCTCGGACACCGGTCCAGGGGTCGCCCCCGCCGCTCGCGAAAAGATCTTCCAGCCCTTCGTCCAGGCCGAGACCGCCGGCCACCCCGGCGGCACGGGCCTGGGCCTGGCCATCGTCCGCCGCCTCGCCGACGCCATGGAGGGCGCGGCCGGGGTCGAGGGAGACGAAGGCTCCGGCGCCGACTTCTGGTTCGAGGCGGTTTTGCCCCCCGTGGGCGCGGCCGCGCCCGAAACCGCCCTCAAGGGCGTGACCGTGGCCGTGGCCTCGCCCAACGCCATCGTGCGTGAAGCCGCCGCCCAGCAGGTGGCCGCCAGCGGCGGTCGCGCCGTGGTGGGCGACAATATCGAGTCCGTCCTGCGCGCCGCCCCCACCGAAGCCGTGATCCTGATCGACATCGCCCTGTCCGAAGGACGCAAAGCCTTCGCCCCACCCCCCGATCGGGCCTGCGTGGTGTTGCTGCGGGCCGAGGAGCGCGGCCGTATCGACCGACTACGCGCCGATGGCTTCCTGGGCTATCTGATCAAGCCCCTGCGCCGCGCCTCCCTGGCGGACCGGGTGCTGGCCGCCAAGGCGGCCTTCGCCGGCGCCGGATCCTCGGACACGACCAGCCCGTCGCAGGAGGACGAACGCGTCGCCGCCGCCGCCGCGCCCGGCCTTCGGGTCCTGCTGGCCGAGGACAATCCGATCAACGCCTTGCTGGCTCGCGCCCTGCTGGAGCGCGAGGGCTGCAGGGTAGACCGCGTGGCCAGCGGCCAAGAGGCCCTCGCCGCTCTCGCCGCCGGCGCCTACGATCTGATCTTGATGGACCGGCGCATGCCGGACCTGGGTGGGGTCGAGGCCACGAAAATTCTGCGGGCGCGCGGCGTGCGGACGCCCGTAGTTGCCCTGACCGCCGACGCCTTCGAGGATGATCGCCGCGAATGTCTGGCCGCTGGCATGGATGATTTCCTGGTCAAGCCGATCAGCGCCGACGCCATGCGCGGGGTGCTGGCGCGCTGTGTGTCGGGCGGCTGGACGCAGGAGCCGGGTCGGGCCAAGTTCGCCTCCTGA
- the rlmN gene encoding 23S rRNA (adenine(2503)-C(2))-methyltransferase RlmN — protein sequence MTVTLDLARPARADAPSLPQNLSGLTRAELSAALVESGVVEPAKARMRTTQLWRWMHHRGVTDFAQMSDVAKDLRAALSERFVISRPEVVERQVSKDGTRKWLIRMAPGIEVETVYIPDVGRAGALCVSSQVGCTLNCTFCHTGTQPLVRNLTAAEIVAQVQVAKDDLEEWPSDREERRLSNIVFMGMGEPLYNLDAVSAAIDIISDDEGIAISRRRITVSTSGVVPQLTALGEKTSAMLAISLHATNDELRNELVPLNKKYPIKELMDGIRAYPGISNARRVTFEYVMLKGVNDSPDEARALVQLLKGVPAKINLIPFNPWPNSPYECSDWATIEKFAAVINRAGYASPIRTPRGRDILAACGQLKSESEKVRASARRKAEIEPIAEIAAAE from the coding sequence GTGACCGTCACCCTCGACCTCGCCCGACCGGCGCGCGCCGACGCGCCCTCGCTTCCTCAGAACCTGTCCGGCCTGACCCGGGCGGAGCTGTCGGCCGCCCTGGTCGAGAGCGGTGTGGTCGAGCCGGCCAAGGCGCGCATGCGCACCACCCAGCTGTGGCGTTGGATGCACCATCGCGGCGTCACCGACTTCGCCCAGATGAGCGATGTGGCCAAAGACCTGCGCGCCGCTCTGTCCGAGCGCTTCGTGATCTCGCGTCCCGAGGTGGTCGAGCGCCAGGTGTCCAAGGACGGCACGCGCAAGTGGCTGATCCGCATGGCTCCCGGCATCGAGGTCGAGACCGTCTACATCCCCGACGTGGGCCGGGCCGGCGCCCTGTGCGTCTCCAGCCAGGTTGGCTGCACCCTGAACTGCACCTTCTGCCACACGGGCACCCAGCCCCTGGTGCGCAACCTGACCGCGGCCGAGATCGTCGCCCAGGTGCAGGTGGCTAAGGACGACCTGGAGGAATGGCCGAGCGACCGTGAGGAACGCCGCCTATCCAACATCGTCTTCATGGGCATGGGCGAGCCGCTCTACAATCTGGACGCGGTTTCGGCCGCCATCGATATCATCAGCGACGACGAGGGCATCGCCATCTCGCGCCGCCGGATCACGGTTTCGACCTCGGGCGTGGTTCCGCAGCTGACGGCTCTGGGCGAGAAGACCAGCGCCATGCTGGCCATCAGCCTGCACGCCACCAATGACGAGCTGCGCAACGAGCTGGTGCCGCTCAACAAGAAGTACCCGATCAAGGAGCTGATGGACGGCATCCGCGCCTATCCGGGTATCTCCAACGCCCGCCGGGTAACCTTCGAGTACGTGATGCTCAAGGGCGTCAATGACAGCCCCGACGAGGCCCGCGCCCTGGTGCAGCTGCTGAAGGGTGTGCCGGCCAAGATCAATCTGATCCCGTTCAACCCGTGGCCCAACAGTCCGTATGAATGCTCGGACTGGGCCACAATCGAAAAGTTCGCCGCCGTCATCAACCGCGCCGGCTACGCTTCGCCGATCCGCACGCCGCGCGGTCGCGACATCCTCGCCGCCTGCGGTCAGCTGAAGTCCGAGAGCGAGAAGGTCCGCGCCAGCGCCCGCCGCAAGGCGGAAATCGAGCCGATCGCCGAGATCGCCGCGGCTGAATAA
- a CDS encoding SDR family NAD(P)-dependent oxidoreductase — protein MAGRLDGKVAVITGGCSGIGLGTVELFVAEGARVIAADIQDEKGAMLERRFPDTVRYIHCDVTKEDQVAAAIALAKSAFGGLDILFNNAGHGGCPTGIEEMDIPAWDDTYAVLLRAPAIGMHYAVPLMLERGGGSIINTASIAGLQAGFGPICYSTMKSAVIHLSRTAAAELSPQKIRVNAICPGLIATSIFGASVGLPREVADQMAARVAEVGPKIQPIPKAGLPEDIAKAVLFLASDDSVFVTGTHLVVDGGITIGGRQSWDKKAPSPLLAAMGMTPEEAEALRLAAKAAKA, from the coding sequence ATGGCGGGACGTCTGGACGGCAAGGTCGCTGTCATCACCGGCGGCTGTTCGGGCATCGGCCTGGGCACGGTGGAGCTTTTCGTGGCGGAGGGCGCGAGGGTCATCGCCGCCGACATCCAGGACGAAAAGGGCGCCATGCTGGAAAGGCGGTTCCCCGACACGGTCCGCTACATCCATTGCGATGTGACCAAGGAAGATCAGGTCGCCGCCGCCATCGCCCTGGCGAAGTCGGCGTTCGGCGGGCTGGACATCCTGTTCAACAACGCAGGCCATGGCGGCTGTCCCACGGGTATCGAAGAGATGGACATCCCCGCCTGGGACGACACCTACGCCGTGCTGCTTCGCGCGCCGGCCATCGGCATGCACTACGCCGTGCCCCTGATGCTGGAGCGAGGCGGCGGCTCGATCATCAACACCGCCTCGATCGCCGGACTACAGGCGGGGTTTGGCCCCATCTGCTACTCGACCATGAAGTCGGCGGTGATCCACCTGAGCCGCACGGCGGCGGCGGAGCTGTCGCCGCAGAAGATCCGGGTCAACGCCATCTGCCCCGGCCTGATCGCCACCTCGATCTTCGGGGCGTCGGTGGGCCTGCCGCGCGAGGTCGCCGACCAGATGGCCGCACGGGTGGCCGAGGTGGGACCGAAGATCCAGCCCATCCCCAAGGCAGGCCTGCCGGAGGACATAGCCAAGGCGGTGCTGTTCCTGGCCAGCGACGACAGCGTCTTCGTCACCGGAACGCATCTGGTGGTGGATGGCGGCATCACCATCGGCGGGCGCCAAAGCTGGGACAAGAAAGCCCCCTCGCCCCTGCTGGCGGCCATGGGCATGACGCCCGAGGAGGCCGAGGCGCTGCGCCTCGCCGCGAAAGCCGCGAAGGCCTAG
- a CDS encoding Fe2+-dependent dioxygenase — MMLHIPQVLTKDQVARLRAVIDAADWIDGNATSGSQSRMAKANLQLPEASQAARDAGAAILDALEKSPLFVAAGLPLKVFPPLFNRYGPGQTFGDHVDNSIRVASDGMRIRSDLSATLFLTEPEDYDGGELVVDDTYGVHEVKLPAGDLILYPASSLHRVEPITRGARISSFFWIQSLVRQDAQRALLFDMDVAIQRLAGQVGANDPSLVALTGTYHNLLRMWAEV; from the coding sequence ATGATGCTGCACATCCCGCAAGTTCTGACCAAGGACCAGGTCGCCCGGCTGCGCGCGGTGATTGACGCCGCCGACTGGATCGACGGCAACGCCACCTCCGGCAGCCAGTCCCGGATGGCCAAGGCCAATCTGCAGTTGCCCGAGGCCTCGCAGGCCGCTCGCGACGCCGGCGCCGCGATCCTCGATGCGCTGGAAAAGAGCCCGCTGTTCGTGGCCGCGGGTCTGCCGCTGAAGGTCTTTCCGCCGCTGTTCAACCGCTATGGGCCGGGCCAGACCTTTGGCGATCACGTGGACAATTCGATCCGCGTCGCCTCCGACGGCATGCGTATCCGCAGCGACCTGTCGGCCACCCTGTTCCTGACCGAGCCCGAGGACTACGACGGCGGCGAGCTGGTGGTGGACGACACTTACGGCGTCCATGAGGTCAAGCTGCCGGCCGGGGACCTGATCCTCTATCCCGCCTCCAGCCTGCATCGGGTGGAGCCGATCACGCGCGGCGCGCGCATCTCATCATTCTTCTGGATTCAGAGCCTGGTGCGCCAGGACGCCCAGCGGGCGCTGCTGTTCGACATGGACGTCGCCATTCAGCGCCTGGCCGGCCAGGTGGGCGCCAACGATCCCTCGTTGGTCGCCCTGACCGGGACCTACCATAACCTTCTGAGGATGTGGGCGGAGGTCTAG
- a CDS encoding NADPH:quinone oxidoreductase family protein has translation MKAVLSQSVGGPETLKLEDLPDPTAGAGQVVLDVKACGVNYPDVLIIQDMYQFKPQRPFAPGGEVSGVVSGVGEGVSHLKVGDRVLASTGWGGMAEKLQVDAARVVPIPDTMPFDEAAAFLMTYGTSYYGLKDRGHIKPGETLLVLGAAGGVGLAAVELGKAMGAKVIAAASSQEKVDLAISRGADSGVVYPTGPFDKDGQKALAQLFKDACGPNGWDVAYDAVGGDYAEAVIRASGWNGRFLVIGFPAGIPKVPLNLTLLKSCDIVGVFWGAAVARDPKGHAQNVKELMALYADGKIKPHVSETFPLAKAGDAIAHLASRKAMGKVVVVTE, from the coding sequence ATGAAGGCGGTGTTGAGCCAATCGGTGGGCGGGCCAGAGACCCTGAAGCTCGAGGATCTACCAGATCCTACCGCCGGCGCGGGTCAGGTGGTGCTGGATGTGAAGGCCTGTGGGGTCAACTATCCCGACGTGCTGATCATCCAGGATATGTACCAGTTCAAGCCGCAGCGACCCTTCGCGCCGGGCGGCGAGGTGTCGGGCGTGGTCAGCGGGGTGGGCGAGGGCGTGTCGCACCTGAAGGTCGGCGACCGCGTCCTGGCCAGCACCGGCTGGGGCGGCATGGCCGAAAAGCTGCAGGTGGACGCCGCGCGGGTGGTGCCCATCCCGGACACCATGCCGTTCGACGAGGCGGCGGCCTTCCTGATGACTTACGGCACCTCCTATTACGGCCTGAAGGATCGCGGCCACATCAAGCCGGGCGAGACCCTGCTGGTGCTGGGCGCGGCCGGCGGCGTCGGCCTAGCGGCGGTCGAGCTGGGCAAGGCCATGGGGGCCAAGGTGATCGCCGCCGCGTCCAGCCAGGAGAAGGTCGATCTGGCCATCTCGCGCGGCGCCGACAGCGGCGTGGTCTATCCCACCGGTCCCTTCGACAAGGACGGCCAGAAGGCCTTGGCGCAGTTGTTCAAGGACGCCTGCGGGCCCAATGGCTGGGACGTGGCCTATGACGCGGTCGGCGGCGACTATGCCGAGGCGGTGATCCGGGCTTCCGGCTGGAACGGCCGCTTCCTGGTGATCGGCTTCCCGGCGGGCATTCCCAAGGTGCCGCTGAACCTGACCCTGCTGAAATCCTGCGACATCGTCGGTGTGTTCTGGGGCGCGGCGGTGGCGCGCGATCCCAAGGGCCACGCCCAGAACGTCAAGGAGCTGATGGCCCTCTACGCCGACGGCAAGATCAAGCCGCACGTGTCCGAGACCTTCCCCCTGGCCAAGGCCGGGGACGCCATCGCGCACCTGGCCAGCCGCAAGGCCATGGGCAAGGTGGTCGTGGTCACCGAGTAG
- a CDS encoding S1 family peptidase, producing MHFPRLPDWLVYAAVVLALLIAALGRQERADAPPPPPPVEGEEGVPLGPASPFDPEIVVDAPFAPQQGSGTAFSVDDSGTWLTARHVVDGCRQAAIVVGDGRGVAAQVRIDPKADVAVLTTEGGSGALPLGLDRPLRRGDRAFHPGFPQGQPGEAASRLLGRERLVVRGRGARTESVLVWAEVGRTDTLKGTLAGLSGAPALDNAGRVIGVTVAEAPRRGRIYTTAPETVTESLKLAGGRRGGLAMGEPITVDNYGRVADSLRRDLRVAQVVCLAN from the coding sequence ATGCACTTTCCCCGACTTCCCGATTGGCTGGTCTATGCCGCGGTGGTCCTCGCGCTCCTGATCGCCGCGCTCGGCCGTCAGGAGCGCGCTGACGCGCCGCCGCCGCCGCCGCCCGTGGAGGGCGAGGAAGGCGTGCCGCTGGGTCCGGCGTCTCCCTTCGATCCCGAGATCGTCGTCGACGCGCCCTTCGCGCCTCAGCAGGGGTCGGGAACCGCCTTCTCCGTGGACGACAGCGGGACCTGGCTGACCGCCCGCCATGTTGTCGATGGCTGTCGCCAGGCCGCCATCGTGGTGGGTGACGGCCGAGGCGTCGCGGCGCAGGTCCGCATCGATCCCAAGGCCGATGTCGCCGTCCTGACCACCGAAGGCGGCTCCGGCGCCCTGCCCCTGGGCCTGGACCGGCCGCTGCGCCGGGGGGATCGCGCCTTCCATCCCGGCTTCCCGCAAGGCCAGCCGGGCGAGGCCGCCTCGCGCCTGCTGGGCCGTGAGCGTCTGGTGGTCCGGGGTCGCGGCGCCCGCACCGAGTCTGTTCTGGTCTGGGCCGAGGTCGGCCGCACCGACACCCTCAAGGGGACTCTGGCCGGTCTTTCCGGCGCGCCGGCCCTGGACAACGCCGGCCGGGTGATCGGCGTGACCGTAGCCGAAGCCCCGCGCCGTGGCCGCATCTACACCACCGCGCCGGAGACCGTGACCGAGAGCCTGAAGCTGGCCGGCGGGCGGCGCGGCGGGCTCGCCATGGGCGAGCCGATCACCGTCGACAATTATGGCCGCGTGGCCGACAGCCTTCGCCGCGACCTGCGCGTCGCCCAGGTGGTCTGCCTCGCAAACTAG
- a CDS encoding isoaspartyl peptidase/L-asparaginase family protein translates to MSNKCLSLALHGGAGAKPGRNYDREIAHMKGLVEQARDALRAGATALDVATSTTVALEASGLYVAGRGASPNLAGEYELDACIMDGLSGKAGAVAALQGFKSPITAARAVMDRTPHVMLAGSGAARFAAEQALEAIDDPKAWFTHAGQFEANHAPGALAHGTVGCVVRDGEGRLAAATSTAGVFNKMPGRVGDSPIPAAGAWADAHVAVSCTGQGEYFIRLAAAAQIGFRMRFAGQSLEEATKAVIAELAALGGDGGLIAVSADGSVSTPFHSQGMKRATLSGDGTISAAAF, encoded by the coding sequence ATGTCGAACAAATGTTTGAGCCTAGCGCTGCATGGCGGCGCGGGCGCCAAGCCGGGACGCAACTACGATCGCGAGATCGCCCACATGAAGGGCCTCGTCGAACAGGCCCGCGACGCCCTGCGCGCGGGGGCTACGGCGCTCGACGTCGCCACCTCGACGACGGTCGCTCTTGAGGCTTCGGGCCTCTATGTCGCCGGGCGCGGCGCTTCCCCCAATCTGGCTGGGGAATATGAACTCGACGCCTGCATCATGGACGGGCTGAGCGGCAAGGCCGGCGCGGTCGCCGCCCTGCAAGGCTTCAAGAGCCCGATCACCGCCGCCCGCGCGGTCATGGACCGCACGCCGCACGTCATGCTGGCCGGCTCGGGCGCCGCACGCTTCGCCGCCGAACAGGCGCTTGAGGCCATCGATGACCCCAAGGCCTGGTTCACCCATGCCGGCCAGTTCGAGGCTAATCACGCCCCGGGCGCTCTCGCCCACGGCACGGTGGGCTGCGTGGTGCGCGACGGCGAAGGCCGGCTGGCCGCCGCCACCTCCACCGCCGGCGTGTTCAACAAGATGCCTGGCCGGGTTGGCGACAGCCCGATCCCCGCCGCCGGCGCCTGGGCCGACGCCCATGTGGCGGTCTCTTGCACGGGGCAAGGCGAGTATTTCATCCGCCTGGCCGCCGCCGCCCAGATCGGTTTCCGGATGCGTTTCGCCGGCCAGTCCCTGGAGGAGGCCACCAAGGCGGTGATCGCCGAACTGGCGGCCCTGGGCGGCGACGGGGGCCTGATCGCGGTGTCGGCGGACGGCTCGGTGTCCACGCCATTCCACTCCCAGGGCATGAAGCGGGCGACCCTGAGCGGCGACGGAACGATCAGCGCGGCGGCGTTCTGA